A genomic stretch from Echeneis naucrates chromosome 6, fEcheNa1.1, whole genome shotgun sequence includes:
- the aplp1 gene encoding amyloid-like protein 1 isoform X2 codes for MGHTALPILMAVLSYCVWENVEALAMAEVNGPGPQIPEPQIAVFCGRQLLHMNLQTGQWEPDSQGRQGCFKEPSEVLSYCQEVYPALSISHIEESKRPVTIHGWCKKGWGRCQTRPFIVIPYRCLEGEYVSEALLVPDRCKFLHQEQMDACKSYIYWHNIAKEVCTADNLELHSYGMLLPCGDHFRGVKYVCCPGRGSSSGKGETDERDVPVGPQTFTSQASGKLNSITKVTAPTPSPSPDTDMDEADMEEEDDEVVEEEEEEEDEEDEEEVDEEEAEEEEEEEEAMAVKDQEYENPIDSGPYRTSDYLDPFFYKKSHKPTTPTPLTKGDSLTTPRPTDGVDVYFEKPVDDTEHANFLRAKTDLEERRMKRINEIMKEWAEADNQSKNLPKSERQGLNEHFQSVLQTLEEQVAGERQRLVETHLARVEAILNNNRRLALENYLTAAQSDPPQPERVLQALKRYMAAEQKDRRHTLRHYQHIVAVDPQKAEQMKFQVYTHLHVIEERMNQSLALLYKDPTLAEELHNDIQELVKAERGDISELMTTSFSETRTTEELLPAASEEEKDDEEEEERAFQNRPYPPRIEPQSNKKALVSAVDEYDYTTSERGPTYEYEEKINTSAELKQVVNKPPEIERDELQPDALETFNRGAMVGLLVVAVAIAMVMVISLLLVRRKPYGTISHGIVEVDPMLTPEERQLNKMQNHGYENPTYKFFEQMN; via the exons atgggaCATACCGCATTACCTATATTGATGGCTGTATTGTCCTATTGCGTTTGGGAAAACGTCGAG GCTCTGGCCATGGCTGAGGTGAACGGGCCAGGCCCTCAGATTCCAGAGCCACAGATTGCCGTCTTCTGTGGCCGTCAGCTGCTGCACATGAACCTACAGACCGGGCAGTGGGAGCCCGATTCTCAGGGCCGACAGGGCTGCTTCAAAGAGCCCAGTGAAGTCCTGTCTTACTGTCAGGAG GTGTACCCAGCGCTTTCTATCTCCCACATAGAGGAGTCAAAAAGACCTGTCACCATCCACGGCTGGTGTAAGAAAGGGTGGGGCCGCTGCCAGACACGCCCCTTCATTGTCATACCCTACCGCTGTCTAG AGGGCGAGTATGTGAGCGAGGCCCTGCTGGTGCCTGACCGATGCAAATTTCTCCACCAGGAGCAGATGGATGCTTGCAAGAGTTACATCTACTGGCACAATATTGCCAAGGAG GTGTGCACCGCAGATAATCTGGAGCTCCACAGCTATGGGATGCTGCTGCCATGTGGCGACCATTTCCGGGGGGTCAAGTATGTATGCTGCCCAGGCCGAGGAAGTTCAAGTGGGAAaggagagacagatgagagggATGTCCCTGTGGGTCCTCAGACATTCACATCTCAGGCCAGCGGAAAACTTAATTCTAT CACCAAAGTGACAGCCCCCACTCCAAGCCCATCTCCTGACACAGACATGGATGAGGCTGAtatggaagaggaggatgatgaagtggtggaagaagaggaggaagaagaggacgaggaggatgaagaggaggtagacgaggaggaagcagaagaggaggaggaggaggaggaggcgatGGCTGTGAAAGATCAAGAGTATGAAAACCCTATTGACTCAGGACCCTACCGCACATCAGACTACCTGGACCCCTTCTTCTACAAGAAAAGCCACAAACCCACCACCCCCACTCCTCTGACCAAGGGAGACAGCC TGACTACACCCCGGCCcactgatggtgttgatgtttATTTTGAGAAGCCAGTGGACGACACTGAGCATGCCAACTTCCTGCGTGCCAAAACAGACCTTGAGGAGCGCCGAATGAAGCGCATCAATGAG ATCATGAAGGAATGGGCAGAAGCAGACAACCAGTCAAAGAATCTGCCAAAGTCGGAGCGACAGGGTTTGAACGAG CACTTCCAGTCTGTGCTGCAGACACTGGAGGAACAGGTCGCAGGCGAGAGGCAGAGGCTGGTGGAGACTCATCTCGCCAGAGTTGAGGCTATTCTTAACAACAACCGTCGCCTGGCTCTGGAGAACTACCTGACTGCTGCACAGTCCGACCCCCCTCAG CCTGAGCGAGTGCTGCAAGCTCTGAAGAGATACATGGCTGCAGAGCAGAAGGatcgcagacacacacttagacACTACCAGCATATTGTCGCCGTTGACCCCCAGAAGGCTGAGCAGATGAaattccag GTGTACACACATCTCCACGTGATTGAGGAGAGGATGAACCAGAGTCTTGCACTGCTGTACAAGGATCCTACTTTGGCTGAGGAGCTGCACAATGACATCC AAGAACTGGTCAAAGCAGAGCGAGGAGACATCAGCGAGCTCATGACCACGTCCTTCTCTGAGACACGCACCACAGAGGAGCTGCTTCCAGCTGCCAGCGAGGAGGAAaaggatgatgaggaggaagaggagagagccTTCCAGAACAGGCCTTATCCTCCCCGCATTG AACCTCAGTCTAATAAGAAAG CCTTAGTGTCTGCAGTTGACGAATATGACTATACCACATCTGAGAGAGGCCCAACGTATGAGTATGAGGAAAAG ATCAACACCTCAGCAGAGCTCAAGCAGGTGGTGAACAAGCCTCCTGAGATTGAAAGAGATGAACTG cAACCTGATGCCTTGGAAACATTTAACCGGGGCGCCATGGTGGGGCTGTTGGTCGTGGCTGTGGCAATTGCCATGGTGATGGTAATCAGCCTGCTGCTGGTGCGCAGGAAGCCATACGGCACCATCAGTCACGGCATCGTAGAG GTCGACCCCATGCTGACACCAGAGGAAAGACAgctcaacaaaatgcaaaaccacGGCTACGAAAACCCTACCTACAAATTCTTTGAACAGATGAACTGA
- the aplp1 gene encoding amyloid-like protein 1 isoform X1 has protein sequence MGHTALPILMAVLSYCVWENVEALAMAEVNGPGPQIPEPQIAVFCGRQLLHMNLQTGQWEPDSQGRQGCFKEPSEVLSYCQEVYPALSISHIEESKRPVTIHGWCKKGWGRCQTRPFIVIPYRCLEGEYVSEALLVPDRCKFLHQEQMDACKSYIYWHNIAKEVCTADNLELHSYGMLLPCGDHFRGVKYVCCPGRGSSSGKGETDERDVPVGPQTFTSQASGKLNSITKVTAPTPSPSPDTDMDEADMEEEDDEVVEEEEEEEDEEDEEEVDEEEAEEEEEEEEAMAVKDQEYENPIDSGPYRTSDYLDPFFYKKSHKPTTPTPLTKGDSLTTPRPTDGVDVYFEKPVDDTEHANFLRAKTDLEERRMKRINEIMKEWAEADNQSKNLPKSERQGLNEHFQSVLQTLEEQVAGERQRLVETHLARVEAILNNNRRLALENYLTAAQSDPPQPERVLQALKRYMAAEQKDRRHTLRHYQHIVAVDPQKAEQMKFQVYTHLHVIEERMNQSLALLYKDPTLAEELHNDIQELVKAERGDISELMTTSFSETRTTEELLPAASEEEKDDEEEEERAFQNRPYPPRIEPQSNKKALVSAVDEYDYTTSERGPTYEYEEKINTSAELKQVVNKPPEIERDELQPDALETFNRGAMVGLLVVAVAIAMVMVISLLLVRRKPYGTISHGIVEQVDPMLTPEERQLNKMQNHGYENPTYKFFEQMN, from the exons atgggaCATACCGCATTACCTATATTGATGGCTGTATTGTCCTATTGCGTTTGGGAAAACGTCGAG GCTCTGGCCATGGCTGAGGTGAACGGGCCAGGCCCTCAGATTCCAGAGCCACAGATTGCCGTCTTCTGTGGCCGTCAGCTGCTGCACATGAACCTACAGACCGGGCAGTGGGAGCCCGATTCTCAGGGCCGACAGGGCTGCTTCAAAGAGCCCAGTGAAGTCCTGTCTTACTGTCAGGAG GTGTACCCAGCGCTTTCTATCTCCCACATAGAGGAGTCAAAAAGACCTGTCACCATCCACGGCTGGTGTAAGAAAGGGTGGGGCCGCTGCCAGACACGCCCCTTCATTGTCATACCCTACCGCTGTCTAG AGGGCGAGTATGTGAGCGAGGCCCTGCTGGTGCCTGACCGATGCAAATTTCTCCACCAGGAGCAGATGGATGCTTGCAAGAGTTACATCTACTGGCACAATATTGCCAAGGAG GTGTGCACCGCAGATAATCTGGAGCTCCACAGCTATGGGATGCTGCTGCCATGTGGCGACCATTTCCGGGGGGTCAAGTATGTATGCTGCCCAGGCCGAGGAAGTTCAAGTGGGAAaggagagacagatgagagggATGTCCCTGTGGGTCCTCAGACATTCACATCTCAGGCCAGCGGAAAACTTAATTCTAT CACCAAAGTGACAGCCCCCACTCCAAGCCCATCTCCTGACACAGACATGGATGAGGCTGAtatggaagaggaggatgatgaagtggtggaagaagaggaggaagaagaggacgaggaggatgaagaggaggtagacgaggaggaagcagaagaggaggaggaggaggaggaggcgatGGCTGTGAAAGATCAAGAGTATGAAAACCCTATTGACTCAGGACCCTACCGCACATCAGACTACCTGGACCCCTTCTTCTACAAGAAAAGCCACAAACCCACCACCCCCACTCCTCTGACCAAGGGAGACAGCC TGACTACACCCCGGCCcactgatggtgttgatgtttATTTTGAGAAGCCAGTGGACGACACTGAGCATGCCAACTTCCTGCGTGCCAAAACAGACCTTGAGGAGCGCCGAATGAAGCGCATCAATGAG ATCATGAAGGAATGGGCAGAAGCAGACAACCAGTCAAAGAATCTGCCAAAGTCGGAGCGACAGGGTTTGAACGAG CACTTCCAGTCTGTGCTGCAGACACTGGAGGAACAGGTCGCAGGCGAGAGGCAGAGGCTGGTGGAGACTCATCTCGCCAGAGTTGAGGCTATTCTTAACAACAACCGTCGCCTGGCTCTGGAGAACTACCTGACTGCTGCACAGTCCGACCCCCCTCAG CCTGAGCGAGTGCTGCAAGCTCTGAAGAGATACATGGCTGCAGAGCAGAAGGatcgcagacacacacttagacACTACCAGCATATTGTCGCCGTTGACCCCCAGAAGGCTGAGCAGATGAaattccag GTGTACACACATCTCCACGTGATTGAGGAGAGGATGAACCAGAGTCTTGCACTGCTGTACAAGGATCCTACTTTGGCTGAGGAGCTGCACAATGACATCC AAGAACTGGTCAAAGCAGAGCGAGGAGACATCAGCGAGCTCATGACCACGTCCTTCTCTGAGACACGCACCACAGAGGAGCTGCTTCCAGCTGCCAGCGAGGAGGAAaaggatgatgaggaggaagaggagagagccTTCCAGAACAGGCCTTATCCTCCCCGCATTG AACCTCAGTCTAATAAGAAAG CCTTAGTGTCTGCAGTTGACGAATATGACTATACCACATCTGAGAGAGGCCCAACGTATGAGTATGAGGAAAAG ATCAACACCTCAGCAGAGCTCAAGCAGGTGGTGAACAAGCCTCCTGAGATTGAAAGAGATGAACTG cAACCTGATGCCTTGGAAACATTTAACCGGGGCGCCATGGTGGGGCTGTTGGTCGTGGCTGTGGCAATTGCCATGGTGATGGTAATCAGCCTGCTGCTGGTGCGCAGGAAGCCATACGGCACCATCAGTCACGGCATCGTAGAG CAGGTCGACCCCATGCTGACACCAGAGGAAAGACAgctcaacaaaatgcaaaaccacGGCTACGAAAACCCTACCTACAAATTCTTTGAACAGATGAACTGA